A window from Pseudomonadales bacterium encodes these proteins:
- a CDS encoding serine hydroxymethyltransferase, whose protein sequence is MFDRNLTLADFDSDLWAAMQGESRRQEAHIELIASENYTSPLVLAAQGSVLTNKYAEGYPGKRYYGGCEYVDQVEQLAIDRAKALFGADYANVQPHSGSQANAAVYMALLDPGDTVLGMDLAAGGHLTHGAKVNFSGKIYHSVSYGLDPASGRIDYDQVETLARTHRPKMIMTGFSAYSRLVDWQRFRAIADSVGAFLVADMAHVAGLVAVGAYPSPVGIADVTTSTTHKTLAGPRSGLILAKANPEIEKKLNSAVFPGTQGGPLMHVIAAKAVCFKEAMSPEFKLYQQQTLANARAMAAQFIARGYRIVSGGTDNHLFLLDLTDKRITGKEAEEALGRAHITVNKNAVPNDPRSPFVTSGIRIGTPAVTRRGFDSGEVEQLTHWICDLLDDLGNDATCQRIRQQVSEICARHPVYG, encoded by the coding sequence ATGTTTGACCGCAACCTGACCCTTGCCGACTTCGACAGCGATCTGTGGGCCGCCATGCAGGGCGAGAGCCGGCGGCAAGAGGCGCATATCGAACTGATTGCATCGGAAAACTACACCAGCCCGCTGGTGCTGGCGGCGCAGGGCTCGGTGCTGACCAACAAGTATGCAGAGGGCTATCCCGGCAAGCGTTATTACGGTGGCTGCGAGTATGTCGACCAGGTCGAGCAGTTGGCGATCGACCGGGCCAAGGCACTGTTCGGTGCCGACTATGCCAATGTGCAGCCGCACTCCGGTTCGCAGGCCAACGCGGCGGTCTACATGGCGCTGCTCGATCCGGGCGACACGGTGCTCGGCATGGATCTGGCCGCCGGCGGCCACCTCACCCACGGTGCCAAGGTCAACTTCTCGGGCAAGATCTACCACTCGGTCAGCTACGGGCTCGACCCGGCCAGCGGCCGCATTGACTACGATCAGGTCGAGACGCTGGCACGAACCCATCGGCCGAAGATGATCATGACCGGCTTTTCGGCCTATTCGCGGCTGGTCGACTGGCAGCGCTTTCGTGCCATCGCCGACAGCGTGGGCGCCTTTCTGGTGGCCGACATGGCCCATGTCGCCGGTCTGGTGGCGGTCGGCGCCTACCCCAGCCCGGTCGGCATTGCCGATGTCACCACCTCGACCACCCACAAGACGCTGGCCGGCCCGCGCAGCGGGCTGATTCTGGCCAAGGCCAATCCGGAGATCGAGAAGAAGCTCAATTCGGCAGTCTTTCCCGGCACTCAGGGGGGACCGCTGATGCATGTGATCGCCGCCAAGGCGGTCTGCTTCAAGGAGGCGATGAGCCCGGAGTTCAAGCTCTACCAGCAGCAGACGCTGGCCAATGCCCGCGCGATGGCGGCGCAGTTCATCGCCCGCGGCTATCGCATCGTCTCCGGCGGCACCGACAACCACCTGTTCCTGCTCGATCTGACCGACAAGCGCATCACCGGCAAGGAGGCCGAAGAGGCACTCGGCCGGGCGCACATCACCGTCAACAAGAACGCGGTGCCGAACGATCCACGTTCGCCCTTCGTCACCAGCGGCATCCGCATCGGTACACCGGCGGTGACCCGGCGCGGCTTCGACAGCGGCGAGGTGGAGCAGTTGACCCACTGGATCTGCGACCTGCTCGATGACCTCGGCAACGATGCCACCTGCCAGCGCATCCGGCAGCAGGTCAGCGAGATCTGCGCGCGCCACCCGGTCTACGGCTGA
- the hflC gene encoding protease modulator HflC produces MGNRSMLALLLGALLTLAGYQALYTVSETERAVLLEFGRVVQADIQPGLHLKKPFINEVKKFDARTTAIDAQPQRFFTLEKKALIIDSYVMYRIADVQTYYTATSGDESQAARLLAQRVNNGLRDQVGERAMHDVVSSEREQLMKDLIVKLGNIIRGELGIELVDIRIKRIDLPEDVSSSVYDRMKSERERLAREYRSRGKEQAEMLRAQADREKAVISANAYRDAEKLRGEGDAVASATYAAVYKVDPEFYGFYRSINAYSKSFSDRKDLLVLSPTSDFFKYFKEREGAPRAR; encoded by the coding sequence ATGGGCAATCGATCTATGTTGGCCCTGCTGCTGGGCGCACTGCTCACCTTGGCGGGTTACCAGGCCCTCTACACCGTCAGCGAGACCGAGCGCGCGGTGCTGCTCGAATTCGGCCGCGTGGTGCAGGCCGACATCCAGCCCGGGCTGCACCTGAAGAAGCCCTTCATCAATGAGGTGAAGAAGTTCGACGCCCGCACCACCGCCATCGATGCCCAGCCCCAGCGCTTCTTCACGCTGGAGAAAAAGGCGCTGATCATCGACTCCTATGTGATGTATCGCATCGCCGATGTGCAGACCTACTACACCGCCACCTCGGGCGACGAGTCCCAGGCCGCCCGCCTGCTGGCGCAGCGGGTCAACAACGGCCTGCGTGACCAGGTCGGCGAGCGCGCCATGCATGATGTGGTCAGCAGCGAACGAGAACAGCTGATGAAGGATCTGATCGTCAAGCTCGGCAACATCATCCGTGGCGAGCTGGGCATCGAACTGGTCGACATCCGCATCAAGCGCATCGACCTGCCCGAGGATGTCAGCAGCTCGGTCTACGACCGGATGAAGAGTGAGCGCGAGCGGCTGGCGCGTGAGTACCGCTCGCGTGGCAAGGAGCAGGCCGAGATGCTGCGGGCCCAGGCCGACCGCGAGAAAGCGGTCATCTCGGCCAATGCCTACCGTGATGCCGAGAAGTTGCGCGGCGAGGGTGACGCCGTCGCCTCTGCCACCTATGCCGCCGTCTACAAGGTCGATCCGGAGTTCTACGGCTTCTACCGCAGCATCAATGCCTACAGCAAGAGCTTCAGCGACCGCAAGGATCTGCTGGTGCTCTCGCCGACCAGCGATTTCTTCAAATACTTCAAGGAGCGCGAAGGCGCTCCGCGGGCGCGCTGA
- a CDS encoding DUF2065 domain-containing protein, with amino-acid sequence MTGVGWHELLVALCLLLVLEGILPFVAPEQWRGLLQQIARLDRRAIRLLGLGSMLTGAGLLHLINH; translated from the coding sequence GTGACCGGCGTCGGATGGCATGAACTGCTGGTCGCTCTCTGTCTGCTGCTGGTGCTGGAGGGGATACTCCCCTTTGTCGCGCCCGAACAGTGGCGCGGACTGCTCCAGCAGATCGCCCGGCTCGACCGGCGCGCCATCCGCCTGCTGGGCCTCGGCAGCATGCTGACCGGAGCCGGGCTGCTCCATCTGATCAACCACTGA
- a CDS encoding adenylosuccinate synthase has translation MGKNVIILGTQWGDEGKGKIVDLLTDQAAAVVRFQGGHNAGHTLVIDGAQTVLHLIPSGILREGVTCVIGNGVVVSPVALFEEIAMLEARKVPVRERLRISAACPLILPSHVALDQAREQARGAAKIGTTGRGIGPAYEDKAARRGLRLGDLFEPERFASKLRDVLDYHNFILERYHQQAPIDFQQTLEHNLALAEQLRPMVTDVTGLLHRLRRDGANLLFEGAQGALLDIDHGTYPFVTSSNTTAGGAATGSGMGPLQFDHVLGITKAYTTRVGSGPFPTELFDATGAHLAKRGHEFGSTTGRARRCGWFDAVILRRSVELNSLSGLCITKLDVLDGLDLIRVCIGYQDASGQPLPIPLDSEGYDQVVPIYEELPGWSESTLGLTRLQELPANARAYLDRIEALVGAPIDIISTGPDRNETIVLRHAFGG, from the coding sequence ATGGGCAAGAACGTCATCATTCTGGGAACCCAGTGGGGTGATGAGGGCAAGGGCAAGATCGTCGATCTGCTCACCGACCAGGCCGCCGCGGTGGTGCGGTTCCAGGGTGGCCACAATGCCGGCCACACGCTGGTGATCGATGGCGCGCAGACCGTGCTGCACCTGATTCCGTCGGGCATCCTGCGTGAGGGCGTCACCTGTGTGATCGGCAACGGCGTCGTGGTTTCGCCAGTGGCGCTGTTCGAGGAGATCGCCATGCTCGAAGCGCGCAAGGTGCCGGTGCGCGAGCGGCTGCGCATCAGCGCCGCCTGCCCGCTGATCCTGCCGTCGCATGTGGCGCTCGACCAGGCACGGGAGCAGGCGCGCGGCGCCGCCAAGATCGGCACCACCGGTCGCGGCATCGGCCCGGCCTACGAAGACAAGGCGGCGCGCCGCGGCCTGCGCCTGGGTGACCTGTTCGAGCCCGAACGCTTTGCCAGCAAGCTGCGCGACGTGCTCGACTACCACAACTTCATTCTCGAACGGTATCACCAGCAGGCGCCGATCGACTTTCAGCAGACGCTGGAGCACAACCTGGCGCTGGCCGAGCAGTTGCGGCCGATGGTGACCGATGTCACCGGTCTGTTGCATCGGCTGCGCCGTGATGGTGCCAACCTGCTGTTCGAGGGCGCGCAGGGCGCGCTGCTCGACATCGACCACGGCACCTATCCCTTCGTCACCTCCTCCAACACCACCGCCGGCGGCGCCGCCACCGGCAGCGGCATGGGCCCGTTGCAGTTCGACCATGTGCTCGGCATCACCAAGGCCTACACCACCCGGGTCGGCTCCGGCCCCTTTCCTACCGAACTGTTCGACGCCACCGGCGCCCACCTCGCCAAGCGCGGCCACGAGTTCGGTTCCACCACCGGTCGCGCCCGCCGCTGCGGCTGGTTCGACGCGGTGATCCTGCGCCGCTCGGTCGAACTCAACAGCCTCTCGGGCCTGTGCATCACCAAGCTCGATGTGCTGGATGGGCTCGATCTGATCCGCGTCTGCATCGGCTACCAGGATGCCAGTGGCCAGCCGCTGCCGATTCCGCTCGACAGCGAGGGCTATGATCAGGTGGTGCCGATCTACGAAGAGCTGCCGGGCTGGAGCGAATCGACCCTCGGCCTCACCCGCCTGCAAGAGTTGCCGGCCAATGCCCGCGCCTACCTCGACCGCATCGAGGCACTGGTTGGCGCGCCGATCGACATCATCTCTACCGGCCCCGACCGCAACGAGACCATCGTGCTGCGCCATGCCTTTGGTGGCTGA
- a CDS encoding PilZ domain-containing protein, whose translation MDQPPTRLAGEIFHHTDRRRVSRIRCYAPVLVESTAGCYPAALADLSLQGALLQVPQWQPAVNECATLLVELDTQGIQLILEARVRHQHDARIGVQFTEVNDLQQRCLRQFLFRGTADQKQLPRTWRNLFGRGPIRQPPQ comes from the coding sequence ATGGACCAGCCACCGACCCGCCTTGCCGGAGAGATCTTCCACCACACCGACCGGCGTCGGGTGTCACGCATCCGCTGCTACGCTCCAGTGCTGGTCGAAAGCACGGCCGGCTGCTACCCGGCCGCACTGGCCGACCTCTCGCTGCAAGGCGCCCTGCTGCAGGTGCCGCAGTGGCAACCGGCCGTCAACGAATGCGCCACGCTGCTGGTCGAGCTCGACACTCAGGGCATCCAGCTGATTCTCGAAGCGCGGGTGCGCCATCAGCACGACGCCCGCATTGGCGTGCAGTTCACCGAAGTCAACGACCTCCAGCAGCGCTGCCTGCGGCAGTTCCTGTTCCGTGGCACGGCGGATCAAAAGCAGCTCCCTCGAACATGGCGCAACCTGTTCGGTCGCGGTCCAATCCGGCAGCCCCCGCAGTAA
- the hflK gene encoding FtsH protease activity modulator HflK, with product MAWNEPGGGEPKDPWGNNRGNQHQGPPDLDELLRKLGATLGGLLGGGGKGGGTAQGDGGSSMGGLLLGLLVLLLFLLGYNALYTINQQERGIVLRFGRYESSVMPGLHWKIPLIDALYKVNVTRVRDRNHRSLMLTEDENIVDVSVTVQYVVSDPKDFLLRVRDPESALENATESALRHVVGTSKMDRVISEGREQIGIDVHSKMQEYLNLYQSGIQISKVNIEEAKPPKEVQAAFDDVIKAREDEARFRNEAEAYANGIVPEARGYAQRQIQEAEGYKEGVIARAQGDALRFQSMVAEYQKAPELTRQRLYIDAIESVLGNSSKVLIDQSGGNNMIYLPLDRLAGAATTSTLPPVSTTPAFTADSGVDVGRLTDRVIEELRNRQNSSRSRESR from the coding sequence ATGGCGTGGAACGAGCCCGGCGGCGGTGAGCCCAAGGATCCCTGGGGCAACAACCGTGGCAATCAGCATCAGGGGCCGCCTGATCTCGACGAACTGCTGCGCAAGCTGGGCGCCACGCTCGGTGGCCTGCTGGGTGGCGGCGGCAAGGGCGGCGGCACCGCTCAGGGCGATGGCGGCAGCAGCATGGGTGGCCTGCTGCTGGGGCTGCTGGTTCTGTTGCTGTTCCTGCTGGGTTACAACGCGCTCTACACCATCAATCAGCAGGAGCGCGGCATCGTGCTGCGGTTCGGCCGTTACGAAAGCAGCGTCATGCCCGGCCTGCACTGGAAGATTCCGCTGATCGATGCGCTCTACAAGGTCAACGTGACCCGGGTGCGCGACCGCAACCACCGCAGCCTGATGCTGACCGAAGATGAGAACATCGTCGACGTCAGCGTCACCGTGCAGTATGTGGTGAGTGATCCCAAGGATTTTCTGCTGCGGGTGCGTGATCCCGAGTCGGCGCTCGAAAACGCCACCGAGAGTGCGCTGCGCCATGTCGTCGGCACCTCCAAGATGGACCGGGTGATCTCCGAAGGGCGCGAGCAGATCGGCATCGATGTGCACAGCAAGATGCAGGAGTACCTCAACCTCTATCAGAGCGGCATCCAGATCAGCAAGGTCAACATCGAGGAGGCCAAACCACCGAAGGAGGTGCAGGCCGCCTTCGATGACGTGATCAAGGCGCGCGAGGATGAAGCACGTTTCCGCAACGAGGCCGAGGCCTATGCCAACGGCATCGTGCCCGAGGCGCGCGGCTATGCGCAGCGGCAGATTCAGGAGGCCGAGGGTTACAAGGAGGGGGTGATCGCCCGTGCCCAGGGTGATGCGCTGCGCTTCCAGAGCATGGTGGCCGAGTATCAGAAAGCCCCCGAGCTGACCCGTCAGCGGCTCTACATCGATGCCATCGAGTCGGTGCTGGGCAACAGCAGCAAGGTGCTGATCGACCAGAGTGGCGGCAACAACATGATCTACCTGCCACTCGACCGGCTGGCTGGCGCGGCGACAACCTCCACCCTGCCGCCGGTTTCGACGACACCCGCCTTCACCGCCGACAGCGGCGTTGACGTCGGCCGGCTCACCGACCGTGTCATCGAAGAGCTGCGCAACCGGCAGAACAGCAGCCGTTCAAGGGAGAGTCGCTAG
- a CDS encoding ATP phosphoribosyltransferase regulatory subunit: protein MTIADRWLLPDGIEEILPPDAQVHEQLRRQLLDLYRSWGYELVMPPFIEYLESLLIGAGHDLDLKTFKVTDQLTGRMMGIRADITPQVARIDAHALRRNGPVRLCYAGSVLHTRTDQPFDSRGPIQVGAELYGHAGIDSDLEVIALMLEGLMKIGLTDLSLDLGHVAIYRTLAESSQLAPAIQQELFELMQAKACTEIDQLLDRQPVPAPLLRELPHLHGEPGLVLPRSRQLLAATPAPVQQALDDLEQVVRRIGRLYPSVALYCDLSELRGYHYHTGLVFAAYTSDHGREVAKGGRYDHIGEAFGRARPATGFSTDLKSLFELRRPADPVPGAIFVPQPSDEPAHRAVIDQLRAAGERVISALPGDSGSVGDLGCDRQLLFSAGGQWRLVEL, encoded by the coding sequence ATGACCATTGCCGATCGCTGGCTGCTGCCGGATGGCATCGAAGAGATTCTGCCGCCCGATGCCCAGGTGCACGAGCAGCTGCGCCGGCAACTGCTCGACCTCTACCGAAGTTGGGGCTACGAGCTGGTGATGCCGCCCTTCATCGAATACCTCGAATCGCTGCTGATCGGCGCCGGCCATGACCTCGACCTGAAAACCTTCAAGGTCACCGACCAGCTGACCGGGCGGATGATGGGCATCCGTGCCGACATCACCCCGCAGGTGGCGCGCATCGACGCCCATGCGCTGCGGCGCAATGGTCCGGTGCGGCTCTGCTATGCCGGCAGCGTGCTGCACACCCGCACCGACCAGCCCTTCGACAGCCGTGGTCCGATCCAGGTCGGCGCCGAGCTCTATGGCCATGCCGGCATCGACAGCGATCTGGAGGTGATCGCGCTGATGCTCGAAGGGCTGATGAAGATCGGCCTGACCGACCTCAGTCTCGACCTCGGCCATGTGGCGATCTACCGCACTTTGGCCGAATCCAGCCAGCTCGCGCCCGCCATCCAGCAGGAGCTGTTCGAGCTGATGCAGGCCAAGGCCTGCACCGAGATCGATCAACTGCTCGACCGGCAGCCGGTGCCGGCGCCACTGCTGCGTGAGCTGCCGCATCTGCATGGCGAACCCGGGCTGGTGCTGCCACGCAGCCGCCAGCTGCTGGCTGCCACGCCTGCACCGGTGCAGCAGGCACTGGACGACCTGGAGCAGGTGGTGCGTCGCATCGGTCGGCTCTATCCCTCGGTGGCGCTCTACTGCGACCTCAGTGAACTGCGCGGTTACCACTACCACACCGGCCTGGTCTTTGCCGCCTACACCAGTGACCACGGCCGCGAAGTGGCCAAGGGCGGCCGCTATGACCACATTGGCGAAGCCTTTGGCCGCGCCAGACCGGCCACCGGTTTCAGCACCGACCTCAAGTCGCTCTTTGAGCTGCGCCGACCCGCCGACCCGGTGCCTGGGGCGATCTTTGTACCGCAGCCGAGCGATGAGCCGGCCCACCGCGCCGTCATCGACCAGTTGCGCGCCGCCGGCGAACGGGTGATTTCGGCCCTGCCGGGCGACTCCGGCAGCGTTGGTGACCTCGGCTGTGACCGGCAACTGCTGTTCAGCGCCGGGGGCCAGTGGCGACTGGTCGAGCTGTGA
- the hfq gene encoding RNA chaperone Hfq, with translation MSKGHSLQDPYLNVLRKERIPVSIYLVNGIKLQGQIESFDQFVVLLKNTVSQMVYKHAISTVVPARPVRLPPAGNADMEDEEPYEGGNE, from the coding sequence ATGTCTAAGGGGCACTCGCTACAAGACCCTTACCTCAACGTGCTGCGCAAGGAGCGGATTCCGGTTTCGATCTATCTGGTCAACGGCATCAAGTTGCAGGGACAGATCGAATCCTTCGACCAGTTTGTCGTGCTGTTGAAGAACACCGTCAGCCAGATGGTCTACAAGCATGCCATCTCCACGGTGGTGCCGGCACGTCCGGTGCGGCTGCCGCCGGCCGGCAATGCCGACATGGAGGATGAGGAGCCCTACGAAGGAGGCAACGAGTAA
- a CDS encoding aldehyde dehydrogenase family protein: MRNYDKLYINGEWVAPHGKGSSQVTNPFNNEVIGSVPQGDLQDVDRAVQAAKAAFPAWAATSTEERAQYLEKLVGAMSKRAKELSSVISQELGMPISQAEMIQVGMAIGTLNSFPALLRSYKFEKQINNSTVVREPIGVCGFITPWNYPLYLIVAKAAPALAAGCTMVLKPSRETPLNAFIFAELINEVGLPPGVFNLVSGPGGVVGEGLAAHPDVDMVSITGSTEAGISVAKSAANTVKRVAQELGGKSANIILDDADLNTAVAAGVRGVMMNCGQTCAALTRMLVPESRKDEVIAIAKATAESITQDDPSKEGFHMGPLSSLQQANTVRKYIRKGIEEGATLVTGGLEEPAGFEGGAFVKPTIFADVKNSMTIAQEEIFGPVLSILTYKDEADAIRIANDTVYGLSGSVWSSDPNRALRVAKQLRTGQVSINGGGMNLMAPFGGYKQSGNGRELGEFGLEEYLEIKSVQMPPAAAAS; the protein is encoded by the coding sequence ATGAGAAACTACGACAAGCTCTATATCAACGGTGAGTGGGTCGCACCCCATGGCAAGGGGAGCAGTCAAGTCACCAACCCCTTCAACAACGAAGTCATCGGTAGCGTGCCGCAGGGTGACCTGCAGGATGTCGACCGCGCCGTGCAGGCCGCCAAGGCCGCCTTTCCGGCCTGGGCGGCCACCAGCACCGAAGAGCGCGCCCAGTACCTCGAGAAACTGGTCGGCGCCATGTCCAAGCGCGCCAAGGAGCTCAGCTCGGTGATCTCCCAGGAGCTGGGCATGCCGATCAGCCAGGCCGAGATGATCCAGGTCGGCATGGCCATCGGCACCCTCAACAGCTTCCCCGCCCTGCTGCGCAGCTACAAGTTCGAAAAGCAGATCAACAACTCGACGGTCGTGCGTGAGCCGATCGGCGTCTGCGGCTTCATCACCCCGTGGAACTACCCGCTCTACCTGATCGTCGCCAAGGCCGCCCCCGCGCTGGCCGCCGGCTGCACCATGGTGCTGAAGCCGAGCCGCGAAACCCCGCTCAACGCCTTCATCTTCGCCGAACTGATCAACGAAGTCGGTCTGCCGCCCGGCGTCTTCAACCTGGTCAGCGGCCCTGGTGGCGTGGTCGGTGAAGGGCTGGCCGCACACCCCGACGTCGACATGGTCTCCATCACCGGCTCGACCGAAGCCGGCATCAGCGTCGCCAAATCCGCCGCCAACACCGTCAAGCGCGTCGCGCAGGAGCTGGGTGGCAAATCGGCCAACATCATCCTCGACGATGCCGACCTCAACACCGCCGTCGCCGCGGGTGTGCGCGGCGTGATGATGAACTGCGGCCAGACCTGCGCCGCGCTGACCCGCATGCTGGTCCCCGAAAGCCGCAAGGACGAAGTCATCGCCATCGCCAAGGCCACCGCCGAATCGATCACCCAGGATGACCCTTCCAAAGAGGGCTTCCACATGGGGCCGCTCTCCTCGCTGCAGCAGGCCAACACGGTCCGCAAATACATCCGCAAGGGGATCGAAGAGGGTGCCACCCTAGTCACCGGCGGCCTCGAAGAGCCAGCGGGTTTCGAAGGCGGCGCCTTCGTCAAGCCGACCATCTTCGCCGATGTGAAGAACAGCATGACCATCGCCCAAGAAGAGATCTTCGGACCGGTGCTCAGCATCCTCACCTACAAGGATGAGGCCGATGCCATCCGCATCGCCAACGACACCGTCTATGGCCTCTCCGGCTCGGTCTGGTCTTCCGACCCCAACCGCGCGCTGCGCGTTGCCAAGCAACTGCGCACCGGCCAGGTCTCCATCAATGGTGGCGGCATGAACCTGATGGCGCCGTTCGGCGGCTACAAGCAGTCGGGCAACGGCCGCGAACTGGGCGAGTTCGGTCTCGAAGAGTACCTCGAGATCAAATCGGTGCAGATGCCGCCGGCCGCTGCGGCCAGCTGA
- the miaA gene encoding tRNA (adenosine(37)-N6)-dimethylallyltransferase MiaA yields MTLPDDTPLALLLLGPTASGKSALALELADRFAVEIVSVDSAQVYRGLDIGSAKPTPALQARYPHHLIDLRDPADPYSAAAFRDDALAVMAQIRARGNTPLLVGGTMLYFQLLCRGITTLPPARPALRARLLDEAEADGWSRLHQRLWQVDPVAAEQIPLGNRQRLIRALEVFIDTGIPLSQHHAEQQAAPLPQRWVTLGIQPQSRQLLSGPIAQRFRQMLDMGFVEEVQRLFERGDLHPDLPAIRAVGYRQVWSHLAGQSSHAEMIERSLIATGQLAKRQLTWMRGWPGLRPLPLERAEQLALALKIVTPLPISRR; encoded by the coding sequence ATGACGCTGCCCGATGACACACCGCTGGCGCTGCTGCTGCTCGGCCCCACCGCCTCGGGCAAGAGCGCGCTGGCGCTGGAGCTGGCGGACCGCTTTGCCGTGGAGATCGTCAGTGTCGACTCGGCGCAGGTCTACCGCGGTCTCGACATCGGTTCGGCCAAGCCGACCCCGGCGCTGCAGGCGCGCTATCCGCACCATCTGATCGACCTGCGCGATCCGGCCGATCCCTACTCGGCGGCGGCCTTTCGTGATGACGCGCTGGCGGTGATGGCGCAGATTCGCGCCCGCGGCAACACGCCGCTGCTGGTCGGCGGCACCATGCTCTACTTTCAGTTGCTGTGCCGCGGCATCACCACGCTGCCGCCGGCGCGGCCGGCGCTGCGCGCGCGTCTGCTGGACGAGGCCGAGGCCGACGGCTGGTCCCGACTGCATCAGCGGCTGTGGCAGGTCGATCCAGTCGCTGCCGAACAGATTCCGCTCGGCAACCGCCAGCGGCTGATCCGGGCGCTGGAGGTGTTCATCGACACCGGCATTCCGCTCAGTCAGCACCATGCCGAACAGCAGGCGGCGCCGCTGCCACAGCGGTGGGTCACCCTCGGCATCCAGCCGCAGAGCCGCCAGTTGCTGAGCGGGCCGATCGCGCAGCGCTTTCGGCAGATGCTCGACATGGGCTTCGTCGAAGAGGTGCAGCGACTGTTCGAGCGCGGCGATCTTCACCCCGACCTGCCGGCGATCCGTGCGGTCGGTTACCGGCAGGTCTGGAGCCATCTGGCCGGGCAGAGCAGCCATGCCGAGATGATCGAACGGTCCCTGATCGCCACCGGGCAGCTTGCCAAGCGGCAGTTGACCTGGATGCGCGGCTGGCCCGGATTGCGGCCGCTGCCGCTGGAGCGCGCCGAGCAGCTGGCGCTGGCCTTGAAAATCGTGACACCGTTACCCATTTCGAGGCGGTGA
- the hflX gene encoding GTPase HflX — protein MASLQFFDRPEIGQRAILVQLDLPGDSADLDELHELARSAGLEPVLRFRASRAKPAPGHFLGSGKVDELAAAALQFDAGIVLFNHELSSSQERNLERRLGLRVLDRTGLILIIFALRARTHEGQLQVELAQLQHLSSRLVRGWSHLDRQKGGVGLRGAGETQLELDQRMLRQRTQRVEQRLEAVRKRRAEGRRARRRGEIPVLSLVGYTNSGKSTLFNALTGADTFAADQLFATLDSTLRRIELPHLGPAILADTVGFIRQLPHQLIEAFRATLEESREADLLLQVIDSADADQQERSQEVEAVLAEIGADTVPRLRICNKIDLVDGLSPRLERDSQGRPTRVWLSARSGAGLDLLRQALAELLQPDWVEEELRLPPSLGRLRARLYALGAVFGETTDESGISRVAVRFSGQALSRLLAREGIDPAALGGSQRLRQLAASPAPP, from the coding sequence ATCGCTTCGCTTCAGTTCTTCGACCGTCCCGAGATCGGCCAGCGCGCCATCCTGGTTCAGCTCGACCTGCCCGGCGACAGCGCCGACCTGGACGAACTGCATGAACTGGCCCGCTCTGCCGGCCTCGAACCGGTGCTCCGCTTCCGCGCCAGTCGAGCCAAACCGGCCCCCGGCCACTTTCTCGGCAGCGGCAAGGTCGATGAACTGGCCGCCGCTGCCCTGCAGTTCGATGCCGGTATCGTTCTGTTCAACCATGAGCTTTCATCATCGCAGGAGCGCAACCTCGAACGCCGGCTCGGACTGCGGGTGCTCGACCGCACCGGGCTGATCCTGATCATTTTCGCGCTGCGCGCCCGCACCCATGAGGGGCAGTTGCAGGTCGAGCTGGCGCAGTTGCAGCACCTCTCCAGCCGGCTGGTGCGCGGCTGGAGTCACCTCGACCGGCAGAAAGGCGGCGTTGGTCTGCGCGGTGCCGGTGAGACCCAGCTCGAGCTCGACCAGCGGATGCTGCGGCAGCGCACGCAGCGGGTGGAGCAGCGGCTCGAAGCGGTGCGCAAGCGCCGTGCCGAGGGGCGGCGCGCCCGGCGCCGTGGCGAGATTCCGGTGCTGTCGCTGGTCGGCTATACCAACAGCGGCAAGTCGACCCTGTTCAACGCCCTCACCGGTGCCGACACCTTCGCCGCCGACCAGCTCTTCGCCACGCTCGACTCCACATTGCGCCGCATCGAGTTGCCCCATCTGGGACCGGCGATCCTGGCCGACACCGTCGGTTTCATCCGTCAGTTGCCGCACCAGTTGATCGAAGCCTTTCGCGCCACCCTCGAAGAGAGCCGCGAGGCCGACCTGCTGCTGCAGGTGATCGACTCTGCCGACGCCGACCAGCAGGAGCGCAGCCAGGAGGTCGAGGCGGTGCTGGCCGAGATCGGTGCCGACACTGTGCCGCGGCTGCGCATCTGCAACAAGATCGATCTGGTCGATGGCCTGTCGCCCCGTCTGGAGCGCGACAGCCAGGGGCGGCCGACGCGGGTCTGGCTCTCGGCCCGCAGCGGCGCCGGCCTCGATCTGCTGCGACAGGCGCTGGCCGAACTGCTGCAACCCGACTGGGTCGAGGAGGAGCTGCGACTGCCTCCCAGTCTCGGTCGCCTGCGCGCCCGGCTCTATGCACTGGGCGCGGTGTTTGGCGAAACCACCGACGAGAGCGGCATTTCGCGGGTCGCGGTTCGCTTCTCCGGTCAGGCGCTGAGCCGCCTGCTGGCGCGTGAGGGGATCGACCCGGCCGCGCTGGGGGGCTCACAGCGGCTGCGCCAGCTTGCGGCATCGCCTGCACCCCCCTAG